The Candidatus Saganbacteria bacterium genome includes a window with the following:
- a CDS encoding ABC transporter permease — translation MNLSYRLFYVWKRNLISYKRFIIPTLLVSLGEPGFYLVALGLGLGSYMGLFGGVSYLHFLSAGIVITAVMIASTFEALYGSFVRMIHEKLYDALIVTPISAEDAVAGDVLWATTRGLLSGFLMLIVAVLLGVAPSSFAMLLTLILLMMVVGFLFSSLAMIVTAFAPNFDFFSYYSELVITPLFFFSGVFFPLDKMPEIVKIIALFSPLTHAVILSRGIFGAGLPSTAYLNFLALIIPAIIAFYFVLYFMKRRIIK, via the coding sequence GTGAACCTTTCATATAGATTGTTTTATGTTTGGAAACGAAACCTGATCTCCTACAAGAGATTTATCATCCCAACGCTTCTTGTGAGTTTGGGTGAGCCCGGATTTTATTTGGTTGCGCTTGGGCTAGGCCTTGGGTCCTACATGGGATTGTTTGGCGGCGTATCTTATCTTCATTTCTTGTCAGCCGGTATTGTTATTACGGCTGTTATGATAGCGTCAACTTTTGAGGCGCTATACGGCTCGTTCGTCCGAATGATACATGAAAAGCTTTATGACGCGCTGATCGTGACGCCTATCTCTGCCGAGGATGCGGTCGCGGGCGATGTCTTATGGGCGACAACCAGAGGGTTGCTAAGCGGGTTTCTAATGCTTATAGTTGCGGTTCTGTTAGGAGTTGCACCTTCATCGTTTGCTATGCTTCTTACTCTTATATTATTGATGATGGTTGTTGGTTTCTTGTTCTCATCGCTAGCCATGATCGTGACCGCATTTGCCCCGAATTTCGATTTCTTCAGCTATTATTCGGAATTGGTGATAACGCCTTTGTTTTTCTTCTCGGGAGTTTTTTTCCCATTGGATAAAATGCCGGAGATCGTTAAGATAATCGCCTTATTTTCGCCGTTAACCCATGCAGTGATACTATCGCGCGGTATATTCGGGGCGGGATTGCCAAGTACGGCTTATTTGAACTTTCTAGCCTTGATAATTCCGGCTATCATCGCGTTTTATTTTGTCTTATACTTCATGAAACGTCGAATAATAAAATAG